The genomic segment CCATGTTGATCGCGGCCAGCTCGTCCTCGGCCTGCTCGACAAGAATCGGAGCTTGACTGGATTTCTTGGCCAAATAGGTCATAATACCGGTGGCTGGGGTCATGGGGTAGCCCGCGTAGAACTTGCAGCCGGCGGCTAACGCGCCTAAAGCTATCGCTTCATTCCCGTTGATAAAGATGTTGTCCCATGGCGCGACCTCATCCACCTTGGTTATCGGCTCCACGGCGTCATACCCTATTTCAGCCGCAACTTTGTTGGCCACATAGGCTTCCTGCGAAAAGGTGCTGCGCGCTGTAGCTACCAGAGCGTCTAGGGGCAAGGCAAACAGCTTAAACACGCACCCTAGCGCCGCAGTCCCGACAACTAACCTATTACCTGCCTGCCGGACAATCTCCGTGGACGGCAGGGGTATCGTCCTCTGTTTGAGTGCGCTGTCTATTTTATCTGCGTCCTCTAAAGAGATAATTTTACCCACATTTGCGAGCTTGTCACTATGTAGCTCGACTGTCTCAAGATTTAGCGCTACAATCACTGCTAGTTCATCCGCGTGGGCATAAATGGGGCGGTCGGAGAAACGCACTTTGACAAAGTTATGACCGCCTCTGATGCGCGACATATAGTCCTTGTGCAGGGAAACACAAAAGCCTAGCTCCTTAAGTGCCTTGGCCAGCAAGTGGCCGATGGTGTCCATGCCCTGCCCGGCTGCACCGCCGATGAGAATCGTATGGTCCAATAGTATCCCCTCCCAAGTATTCTTTCGCCGCAAACATCTCGTTACCTGCAATAGAATCCCTATACAGCAGCGCAAGCATAGCCCGCCAATAATATTGGCGGGCTTAATAGGTCATTGATGATTGGCGCGTCAGCTGTTAACGAGCATGGGCCGGAGGCATAATTGCCGGTTTTGCGTCTAACCGCACGATATTCTCCTCTCGCCCGGTAACGGCATTAATGTACACCAAGAACTGCTCTGTGCCCCCACGGCGCTGCACCGTAAACTCCCAACACAGCACTTCTACACCGCGGCGGTCAAACAACACCACACGCTGCGGTCCCGCAATTACCTCAAGGGTTTCGTTAAGCTTAGCAGTAGCGGCGGCTATGCCTACTACTTCGCTGAAGTTGCCCCGCTCGCGGTGATACTTCACATACCCGTTGCCCTCAAAGCTCAGTATTTCGCCGTTGTCCTGCGCCACTCGCACCCGCAGCAGGTCTGGATAGAAGAGGATGCCATCGGCCGCATAGCAGTAGGTGAAGATTACCGAGCCTCCCCACTCTTCCACGCCGAGAAGCTTCATGTTCGCGATGCCGCGCTCATACAGGAACCTGTCGGCTCTGGCCTGCAACTCGGCTCCGGGCAGCACAGGTGCTGCAGTAGCGCGCTCGGCAAACATCTGAAATACTCGCCCGCCGTTTCTTACCACTTCCACTGTTACGCGGCGGTTTGCGTCTTCGGGATGTGCAAAGACAAAGGAGTAGTGTGGGACGACTGCGTCCGTCACAGTCACTTGGCTCTGTAAACGTAAGTCCGCGCCAATATGGCGAACAAACTGCCGTGCATTGGCCTCGGCCGTAGCGATTGGAGTAGGAGCTACGGTCACGGCGAGCGGTGGCGGTACGGCAATGTTCACGTGGTCGCCCATCGGCACTTCCGGAAATTGCTGCACTTGTTCCTCCACTTGGCGAAATTGCCCAAGCACTGCGCTGTCGCGAGGTGCACGATCCCCTAATGTCCGCAGTTCAAGGTCTGTAAAGCGCACGTTTTCGGCAAGCACTGTAGATTGCAGCACAAGTAGAGAGTTAGAGAGCTCCCGGGCCTGCCTGCTTAGTTTGTCAAGCATTTTTCGCTCCTGTGCCGTGGGCATAACGCCTGTAGAGGCAACGGACAGCACGGCATCCCCAAGGCGGGCGAGAAAACGCTCTGTGTTTTCGAACTCCGCTACCCCTAGCGGCACTTGACCCATCTTCTCTTGGGCAGCGTAAGCTTGACGCCATACTGCCGCGAGGCGAATCATCGTCTGCTCTGCGGTGCTGGCCACTGTCGCTTTGGCCAGCTCAGCCTCGATGGCCCCCATATTGAAATTTAGTTCGTGGAAAGCCCGCTGGTAAGTGTTTTCGAGCCGCGTCTGCAGTCGGTTGCGAATGCCAAGTTGATGCAGACCCCAAAACACACTACCTGCCGCAACACTGCCAAGCAGAGCTATTGCGACCCAAAAGGTCCTCCTGTGCATACTTGTCCTCCTGTTCGCCGTCAACGCAGGAAGCGATGTTGGCCAATGGTCTTGATGTAGGGGCGCGTCCATATCCAAGGCGAAGTAGCGGTGCGTGGGTTGAAGTAGTACAGCGCCCCGCCGCTCGGGTCCCACCCGTTGACGGCTAATTGGGCGGCGCGGAAAGCTTCCTGATTAGGGGTAAGATAAAACTGGCCGTCGGCTACCGCGGTAAAAGCCAAGGGCTGAAAAATTACTCCGCTGATTGTATTAGGGAACAAGGGACTCCGGATACGGTTCATAATCACTGCCGCCACAGCTACCTGCCCTTCAAATGGCTCACCGCGCGCCTCGCTGTAGACAGCACGCGCGAGCAGCTGCATATCGTTTGGGCTAACGCCGCGAGTGGGAGTTACCGCTGCCGCCCTGTTAGGAGCTACTGCCGCCGGGCGCATGGTTATGCCTAGCGCGGCAAAAGTGCGGCTAGCGATAATCCCCGTTACGGGCAGACCATGGCGGCGCTGAAACGCCTGCACCGCCGCAAGTGTTTGGGGGCCGAACGTACCGCTGATAGGCCCCTGGTAGTAGCCCCAGCGCTGTAATCGACGCTGCACTTCAGTCACATCCGGACCAGAATCGCCTTGCCGTAGGTTACGGCTGCCGGGTGCCTGCGCAAGGCTCGTCAGAGGGAGCAGAACCATGAGCACGACGACGATGCTTGCACATATCAGTTTGCGCAATTCATTCACCTCGGACCTAGTTTGTCCAAGTTCGGGGCAAATAGTTAAGAGGGCTCATAGCGAGCCCTCCGGCGCAAACATCCCCATTGCCTTGGCACGACGACTTTACCGCACGCGAATCAAGCTCTTTAGGCTCTCAAATGTCTTCTCCCCTATGCCGGTCACGTTCTGGATGTCTTCAATACGCGCAAAGGGACCATGCTGCGTACGATGCGCGATGATTGCTCGCGCCCTAGTTGGCCCAATGCCGGGAAGTGTCTCAAGCTCGGACTGCGAAGCGGTATTGATATTGACGGTGCCCCCTCTCGCCTGCCCTGACCCTGTGGGTGCTCCGGCAGGCGGAGCTGTCTCGCCCATAGCGGCAATATGCAGTTGCTCGCCGTCAGTTAACACTCTCGCAAGGTTTATGGCCGAAAGGTTGGCTGTGGCCAAGGCACCGCCTGCCGCTTCCACTGCAGTGTGGGCACGACTGCCTGCCGGCAGTGTGTACACGGCTGGCTTTGCCACTGCACCGCTGACATGTATAACCACAAACTGCGGCGCGGTGGGAGCCTCGTTTGTGGGGACTTCCTTCTCTATGTAGACAACTTCCGGCGTCTGCATAGCTAGGCTGTACAAATAGGCGTTTGCGCCTAGCGACACTGCCAGTGCAACGCCTAATCCAATCAATACCGTCCGCATACTTCGCCATCACCTCAAGGCTCATTACGACATCAGTAGTCGCGATTCCTGCAAGTCCTATGGATTCACCCAAACGATGGCAAAACCGAATATCACTATTGCCGATTATCTGGTAGCAAGCTGCAAGGATTCACGCTATTGGTGGAGAATTTACTGTCAGACCCAAAATCAGGAGGTGCAAGTGTGATAGGCCAACGCATAAGAGAGGCCCGCAAGGCCAAGGGACTATCTCAAGGGCAACTAGCTCAGGGCATGGTCTCGCGGTCATACATCACAGCTCTAGAAAATGGGAGAATCAGACCAACTGCTTGCTTCGGATGCGTTTCAAGTGTGCACCGCGTTGTTTAGTGGCACGTTCCCGCCCGCCACGTTGGCGTTGTACTACGAAATACAGGCAGAGGTTGAGGGGAGAAATGGCGCCTTAATCAAGTCTGTCATGGCTTACATGTTGTCGGCCAAGGAATACGCCGCTTTCAACAACCACACCAAGGCGTGGGAGTGCAGATACACCGCAGCCTACGATCTGTACAACGCCGGTCATATAGATCATGCAATCCATGTTGCCGTAGACGCGGCCAAGAACCTTGCTCCTTGCACCGGCAGCGTGGAATTTCTAGCCCTTACGCATTACTTAATTGGCTGTGCCTACTCCGCCAAAGGCGATGTGGCAGCCGCGCAAAGCTAAAAGCGTTGCAGACGTCGCGAGAGGCAGCCGAGCTAGCGGATAAATCCAGCCGAGAGCATCTCAAGGCAGAGGCGCTAATAGCAGCTGCGGTCTGTCTCGTAAAAATGGGAGATGTCGATAGTGTCAGTGGAGTTATCGCTCGAGCTCTATCTAAGGTGTCAAGAGTCTTTGGGCGCTCGAGAAATGCAGATTGAAGAAGGACTCGAATAACGCTAGAGAGGAAATTACCCGGTTCGCCAATGCGTTCCGGGACCTAGGGAGACACAAAGACGCTGCAGATGTCCTGCTGTTCGGCGCGGAAATCATGAAAAGCCAAGGATGCTTTGCAGAAGCAATTGAGCTAGTGGAAGCAGCCGTAGGCCCCTCAAGGGGAAGGCTTGATTACCACATGCTAGTATAATGTCCTTGTGATACTAACAAGCCTCCTTTATAATTGGTGTGAATTGAGGGAGGTGTGAGAGTATTATAGGTACTTATCAATAGTAGGACACGGAGGGGAACTAGGTCTTAGCACGCGGCTGCGGAAAAGGCAGCTGCTGTGTGGGAAAACCGAAGTAGCAGGTTACCAGTACATGAGAACCAGACTTGCTTTGTTGGAGGGAAGCTATCGTGAGTAAGAATATCTACGAGCTCTCTGGGGTTACTAAGATTTATGACAACGGCACAAAGGCTAACGATAATATCAGTCTGTGCGTAGCCAAAGGCGAAATCTTAGGGGTGTTTGGCCCCAATGGCGCAGGCAAAACCACTATGATTAAGCAGATGGTGGGCCTGCTTAGGCCGACTGCGGGAACCATCACCCTCTACGGACGCTCGCTGCAGGCCTGCCCTAGTATGGCCCCACACTACGTCGCTTACCTAGGTCAGACTGTCGCAGCCTTTGGTTCGTTTACTTTCGCCGAGGTGATAGTCCATGCGGGGATTCACCGTGGCTTAAGTAAGGCACAAGCGCTTGCCGACGCCAAGAGCCTGATCGCACGTTTTGGGCTGCAGGCTAAAGCATCACGGCTGCGCTATCAATTGTCCGGCGGGGAGCTAAAGCTCTCCATCCTGCTAAGTGTCCTTATCGGCGAAAAGCCGATTCTGATCCTCGATGAACCGACGAATGATTTAGACCCCGAGCATCGGCGCCAAGTATGGGAGTATCTACTTGAGCTCTGCAAGAACAAAGGGACGACCATCGTCTTGGTCACGCACAACGTAGATGAAGCCGACTCTGTCGTCGACCAAGTAGCGGTAATTGACCGCGGTACCCTGTGCGCGCTGGGCACGGCAGGACAATTAAAGAGCGCTCTTGGCGATGTGGTTAAGATTATCATTACGCTAAAGCCCGGGCACACCATGGGAGCAACGCCGTTCCCCGGAGCACACCTGCACGGTCAGCGATGGTGCTTTACTGTGCCAAGTGGGGAAACCTTGTACGCCCTAGGGCAGCTTCAGGCGATGCTAGGGGACAGCGCGATAGATGACTTCAAGGTGGCAAGACCTACGTTAGCAGACGTCTACACACAACTGACGCGGAGGGAGTGGGATGAAAACAGTGGGCAACCTACGTAAAGCACTGGTGGATTTCTGGTGGATTACCAAAGGACAGCTCTATAGTATGCGCACCCAGTGGTCTTGGTACGTCATATTACTTACCATCTCTCCCCTTAGCTACTTGTTTTTCCTGAGTTTCTTTGCCGACCTGTCGGACCCGTCCGTAGCCTTATTTGTTGTGACTGGCTCCGTGGCCAGTAGCACCGTAACGGCCGCTATGCTGGGCTTAGGCCAGACTATATCTGGCCTGAGAGCGGCTAATGTCCTAGAGGTGTATGCCACCCTGCCCATTTCCAAGCTGGCCTTTGTTATGGCTCTAACCGCAAGAGGCGTGGCCTTTTCCGCGCCCTCCGCATTTATCGTGCTGATCGTGGGCAGCATCAGTCTAGGCCTGCCGCTGCTCCCCGCGCTGCTGCCGACGATTATCGTTTATGTGTTGGGTGCCTTTAGCTTGGCAGGACTAGGAGCCATCATTGGGTTCTACTCCCCTACCCCCGACGCCGCTAGTCTGGCCACGCAAGTTGTAGCCCCGCTGGTGACTCTCTTTGCTCCAGTCTTTATGCCGATGGAACGACTGCCGTTCTTCCTGCAAGTTACCTCGCGCTTTATCCCGACCACCTACGTGGCCGCAGCTCTACGGGAAGCCCTTACTCAGCCCTTTTCGCCGCTCTATTGGTCTAGCGTCGCTGTCATTACACTCTTTGGAGTCATAGGTCTTGCTGCCAGCGTCTATAAAGCCGACTGGCGCGTCACAGCCTCGGAGGCAAGGTAGGCTTCCCCAAAACACATTTGCAGCTCGTTAGCCAACTCGCGGACTGTCGTTTAGACCAAGGCGATCCTTCACTGCCTCTTGGAGAGCTAGCGATGCAAAAGGTGTTTCCAAAGAGAGTTGGCCAAATCGCTTGTTGAAACTCATGGTAGAACTTTTGCGATTTAAAGGCAAAATTCACGGAAAAACTAAAATACCAAGGGCGCAAAACCCTTGGTATTCCTCATTCTTTTGGTGGAGCTAAGCGGGATCGAACCGCTGACCTCTTGACTGCCAGTCAAGCGCTCTCCCAGCTGAGCTATAGCCCCACGTGTTAAGTGCCGCCCTCGGCAGGTACGTTTTCTATTATACTGAGGGCAAACGGAGCTGTCAATGAAAATCAACGTCCTAAGTCGCGCCAGACTTGCGGCAAGGCCGCCACTACGTCGCTCGCCGTGAGACCCATAAACCCTTTGGCGCGGGCGGCGGCATCGCCTGCCGTGCCGTGGGCGTAGACGCCTAACGCTGCGGCTAACGAAGGGGACAGCCGGTGCGCAATCAGCGCGGCTATTACGCCGGCAAGCACGTCTCCCATACCTGCGGTGGCCATGCCGGGGTTACCGCTCTGGTTAAGGTAGATTTCTCCGCCGGGGTCAGCCACCACGGTGCGCGCACCCTTCAGCACAACGGTGCATTGCCATTCCATGGCGTAATGCTTGGCCACATCCACGCGCCGACGCTGAATCTCGTCAACCGTCAGCCCGGTTAAGCGCGACATCTCGCCCGGGTGAGGAGTAACCACTATCGCCCCCCGATGCCCGGCAAGAAGAGCTGTGTCGCCCAGAAGTGCATATAGGGCATCCGCGTCCAGAACAAGAGGTACGCGCACTTCCGGCAAGACTTGGCGGAGCCAGTTGATGGTTTCTGGCTGTCTGCCTAACCCCATGCCCAGTGCTACCGCCGAGGCGCGCGAAGCTAGGCCCAGAAACGCCTCTGTCGCGCCGGTGGCGATATACCCCGTATCGTTGTCATCTAGGGCATGGGTGATGACTTCACTGGTCCTTCCGGCTACAGCTTTTTCAAGTGATTTTGGCAGCGCGGCCTCGACTAGTCCCGCCCCGCTACGCAAGGCCGCCTCTGCGGCTAAACACACTGCGCCGGTCATGCCTGTGGAACCCCCGACTGCCAAGACGCGGCCAAAGGTTCCTTTGTGGCTGTCGGGCGAGCGTGCCGGCAGCAGCCCTTGGCACCATTCCGCCGTAATGAGATTGTGACGGAAACGGCTAGCGGCGACTAAGTGCTGCGGCAGCGAAATATCCGCTAGCCTGACAGCGCCAGCATAGCGTGCGCCGGGTTCGAGATACAGCCCAAGCTTAGGTAACCCAAATGTTACCGTCATCGTAGCCTGCACGCAGGGACCTAAGACCTCGCCCGTGTCAGCCAAGAGCCCCGATGGGACATCTACCGCCAACACAGGGCGACCTGAATCGTTAACGAGACGCACAACAACAGCCGCGAGGTCTGTAATTTGCCCGGCAAAACCCGTGCCGTAAAGAGCATCGATAATCAGAGGTGCACTCTTAAGCAAATCCGCTAACGAAGGCAAGGCATCCTCACTGAGTTCGCGTATAGAGACACCCATCGAAACAAGTATGTCGTAGTTAGTGCGAGCGTCGCTGCGCAACGCGTCTGGCGTACCTAGCAGAAACACCCTCGCCTCCCCGCCACGATTCGCAATGTGGCGCGCCGCAACAAGGCCATCTCCGCCGTTGTTGCCTATGCCGGCCAACACGACAACAAGCTTGCCACGATAATCCCCTAGCATCTCCTGTCCGGCCGCCACCACGGCGAGGCCGGCGTTCTCCATGAGGACAACGCCAAGCAGGCCGCATTGCGACATAGCCTGTGTTTCAAGTGCTCGCATTTCTTTTGAGGTGACGAGTTTCATAAGGCTTCTCCCCTCGCTAGATTTGCTTATAGCGCGACTACCTTCGCCCCGCCCCACAAGCGTTCTAACGCGTAGAACTCGCGTGCTTCCTCGCGGAAAATGTGTATCACCACGGCACCAAAGTCTAGAAGTATCCACTGGCCTTCTTGGTCACCCTCGCGTCCGAGAAAAGGCTTGCCGCTTAAGACAAGCTCCTTCTCGATGTGGTCAGCTATGGTTAGCGCATGCGTGCGCGACGTGGCGGTGACTATTAGAAAGTAGTCGGTCGCGTGAGCAAGCAAAGAGAGGTCGAGCAGAACCGGACGAAGCGCCTTCTTGTCGGCAGCTAACGCTGCCGCCTGGTATGCTAGTTGCAGTACAATCCATCCTCCTATCGCCAGAAATCTTGACCAAGCACGATGGTAACTTTGACGTCGCGTGTGGCCCGCTCACTGAACACGTTGCCTTGTCTGAGTACGCGATAGACCGTGTGGCCCATTTCGTCATAGCCGTTGTGCACGGTTATGCGTGTTTTCTCTGTCACCTCGGACGCCGCCCGCACGTCTAAAACCTGAAAGCCACGCCGCGTAAGAACCTCGGCCGCACGTGCGCCTAGGTTGTTGCCACTGGCATCTTCCACACGTACGGTAATTTCCGACGGCTCGCTCGTTAAAGTGTCCCAGAAGTGCTCGCGCAGCATGGCATCCATGGCCTGCTCCTCGACTAGCCAGTAACTTACTCCGCCTATCCAACCGTCAATGCCGGGTAACGTGAGCATGGTCACCTTCTCGGGGCTAATGTTATCTAATAGCGGCAGATGCTTAAGAATAGCTTGCGGGTCGATGTTAGTGCGCACGCTGCTTAGGGCGATATCGACAATGGAGTTTATACGCATGATATTAGCAGGACGAAGCATAGTGCGCAGTGCCGCGAGCATAAAGCGCTGTTGACGGGCAATGCGGCCGATGTCCCCGTCGCTGCCGCGGTATCTTACGTATTGCTCAGCCTTACTGCCGTCTAGGATTTGTTGTCCACGACGAAGGTTAATCACGAGGTCTTGGTAAGGGTCCTCGTAGAACATGTTCTTCTCTACGTAGTAATCTACCCCACCGATGGCATCAATTAAGCGCCTAAACGCGCGGTGCTCAAGGCGCACGTAGTAGTGGAGTGGAATATCTAACAATCGCTCTACGGTGTCGACGGCGAGTCGAATGCCGCCGTAAGCGTGCGCGGCGTTTATTTTATCGGGGTGTCGGCGTCCGGGGATAGACACGCGGCTATCGCGGGGTAGCGACAAGACCCTTACCTCATAGGTCACGGGGTCTAGGCTTACAACTAACATGGTATCCGTCCGCAGCGCACCCTGCTTTCCCCCGTCAAGTAAGCCGGCGTCTGTCCCGAGTACCAGGACGTTCACCTTGGCGTTAACCCACGGAGGCGTAAGCGTAACAGGTCCTTCATCGAGCGGTACTGGCGCAAGGCCGTTGAGCACAAGCACGGTCGAGCCTACCGCAACGCTTAGTATAAGAAAGACTGCGGCCACCAAATAGCGCATAGCAGTATGCATTTGCCGCCTCCTTTTCGTATGTTCAAGCTAATTACATTATAGGACGAAACAGAAGTTGTG from the Selenomonadales bacterium genome contains:
- a CDS encoding germination protein YpeB, yielding MHRRTFWVAIALLGSVAAGSVFWGLHQLGIRNRLQTRLENTYQRAFHELNFNMGAIEAELAKATVASTAEQTMIRLAAVWRQAYAAQEKMGQVPLGVAEFENTERFLARLGDAVLSVASTGVMPTAQERKMLDKLSRQARELSNSLLVLQSTVLAENVRFTDLELRTLGDRAPRDSAVLGQFRQVEEQVQQFPEVPMGDHVNIAVPPPLAVTVAPTPIATAEANARQFVRHIGADLRLQSQVTVTDAVVPHYSFVFAHPEDANRRVTVEVVRNGGRVFQMFAERATAAPVLPGAELQARADRFLYERGIANMKLLGVEEWGGSVIFTYCYAADGILFYPDLLRVRVAQDNGEILSFEGNGYVKYHRERGNFSEVVGIAAATAKLNETLEVIAGPQRVVLFDRRGVEVLCWEFTVQRRGGTEQFLVYINAVTGREENIVRLDAKPAIMPPAHAR
- the sleB gene encoding spore cortex-lytic enzyme, encoding MRKLICASIVVVLMVLLPLTSLAQAPGSRNLRQGDSGPDVTEVQRRLQRWGYYQGPISGTFGPQTLAAVQAFQRRHGLPVTGIIASRTFAALGITMRPAAVAPNRAAAVTPTRGVSPNDMQLLARAVYSEARGEPFEGQVAVAAVIMNRIRSPLFPNTISGVIFQPLAFTAVADGQFYLTPNQEAFRAAQLAVNGWDPSGGALYYFNPRTATSPWIWTRPYIKTIGQHRFLR
- a CDS encoding helix-hairpin-helix domain-containing protein, translated to MRTVLIGLGVALAVSLGANAYLYSLAMQTPEVVYIEKEVPTNEAPTAPQFVVIHVSGAVAKPAVYTLPAGSRAHTAVEAAGGALATANLSAINLARVLTDGEQLHIAAMGETAPPAGAPTGSGQARGGTVNINTASQSELETLPGIGPTRARAIIAHRTQHGPFARIEDIQNVTGIGEKTFESLKSLIRVR
- a CDS encoding helix-turn-helix transcriptional regulator — encoded protein: MIGQRIREARKAKGLSQGQLAQGMVSRSYITALENGRIRPTACFGCVSSVHRVV
- a CDS encoding ABC transporter ATP-binding protein, producing the protein MSKNIYELSGVTKIYDNGTKANDNISLCVAKGEILGVFGPNGAGKTTMIKQMVGLLRPTAGTITLYGRSLQACPSMAPHYVAYLGQTVAAFGSFTFAEVIVHAGIHRGLSKAQALADAKSLIARFGLQAKASRLRYQLSGGELKLSILLSVLIGEKPILILDEPTNDLDPEHRRQVWEYLLELCKNKGTTIVLVTHNVDEADSVVDQVAVIDRGTLCALGTAGQLKSALGDVVKIIITLKPGHTMGATPFPGAHLHGQRWCFTVPSGETLYALGQLQAMLGDSAIDDFKVARPTLADVYTQLTRREWDENSGQPT
- a CDS encoding ABC transporter permease, with amino-acid sequence MKTVGNLRKALVDFWWITKGQLYSMRTQWSWYVILLTISPLSYLFFLSFFADLSDPSVALFVVTGSVASSTVTAAMLGLGQTISGLRAANVLEVYATLPISKLAFVMALTARGVAFSAPSAFIVLIVGSISLGLPLLPALLPTIIVYVLGAFSLAGLGAIIGFYSPTPDAASLATQVVAPLVTLFAPVFMPMERLPFFLQVTSRFIPTTYVAAALREALTQPFSPLYWSSVAVITLFGVIGLAASVYKADWRVTASEAR
- a CDS encoding NAD(P)H-hydrate dehydratase, producing MKLVTSKEMRALETQAMSQCGLLGVVLMENAGLAVVAAGQEMLGDYRGKLVVVLAGIGNNGGDGLVAARHIANRGGEARVFLLGTPDALRSDARTNYDILVSMGVSIRELSEDALPSLADLLKSAPLIIDALYGTGFAGQITDLAAVVVRLVNDSGRPVLAVDVPSGLLADTGEVLGPCVQATMTVTFGLPKLGLYLEPGARYAGAVRLADISLPQHLVAASRFRHNLITAEWCQGLLPARSPDSHKGTFGRVLAVGGSTGMTGAVCLAAEAALRSGAGLVEAALPKSLEKAVAGRTSEVITHALDDNDTGYIATGATEAFLGLASRASAVALGMGLGRQPETINWLRQVLPEVRVPLVLDADALYALLGDTALLAGHRGAIVVTPHPGEMSRLTGLTVDEIQRRRVDVAKHYAMEWQCTVVLKGARTVVADPGGEIYLNQSGNPGMATAGMGDVLAGVIAALIAHRLSPSLAAALGVYAHGTAGDAAARAKGFMGLTASDVVAALPQVWRDLGR
- the rsfS gene encoding ribosome silencing factor produces the protein MVLQLAYQAAALAADKKALRPVLLDLSLLAHATDYFLIVTATSRTHALTIADHIEKELVLSGKPFLGREGDQEGQWILLDFGAVVIHIFREEAREFYALERLWGGAKVVAL
- a CDS encoding LCP family protein, with the protein product MHTAMRYLVAAVFLILSVAVGSTVLVLNGLAPVPLDEGPVTLTPPWVNAKVNVLVLGTDAGLLDGGKQGALRTDTMLVVSLDPVTYEVRVLSLPRDSRVSIPGRRHPDKINAAHAYGGIRLAVDTVERLLDIPLHYYVRLEHRAFRRLIDAIGGVDYYVEKNMFYEDPYQDLVINLRRGQQILDGSKAEQYVRYRGSDGDIGRIARQQRFMLAALRTMLRPANIMRINSIVDIALSSVRTNIDPQAILKHLPLLDNISPEKVTMLTLPGIDGWIGGVSYWLVEEQAMDAMLREHFWDTLTSEPSEITVRVEDASGNNLGARAAEVLTRRGFQVLDVRAASEVTEKTRITVHNGYDEMGHTVYRVLRQGNVFSERATRDVKVTIVLGQDFWR